In Streptomyces sp. Li-HN-5-11, the sequence TGGCGGAGTCCGCCCTCGAGGCCGTACGGACCAGACTGCTGCCGGTGGCGACCGTCGCCACGCCGAACCTCGACGAGGTGGCCCAACTGACCGGCCTCCGGGTCGCGTCTCCCGAGCAGCTGCCTCAGGCCGCCGCGGCCGTACTGGCGTACGGGCCGCGGTGGGCGCTGATCAAGGGCGGTCATCTCGCCGGGGACGCAGTCGACCTGCTGACGGACGGCCGTGAGGAGCACTGGCTCAGCGCCCCGCGCCACGACAACCGCCACACGCACGGCACCGGCTGCACCCTCGCCTCCGCGATCGCGGCGCAGCTGGCGAAGGGGCGGTCCGTGCCCGAGGCGGTCGCGGCGGCCAAGGAGTACGTCACCGGGGCGATCGCGTCCGGGTTCGGACTCGGCGGCGGGATCGGCCCCGTCGACCACGGGTGGGCCCTCCGGAAGCCTCACGCGGCCGGGTAGTCCCGCAGTTCGACCGAGGCGGCCGCCTTCCCGGTGAGCCTCTGTGCGTGCGGGCCGAGGCGGCGGCGCAGCCGGGAGATCTGCGACTGGAGGGGTCCGCTGCCCCAGCGGACGGTTCGGCGCCGTACAGCCCGTCGGCCCCCGCCGGCGGTTCGGCGCCGTACAGCCCGTCGGTCTGGCGGGCCGCTCCGTCGCCGGGCACGGCAAAAAGCCGGTCCACCGAGGTGGACCGGCTCAGTGCAGCGAACCAGCGGTGGCCGCGCGCTTAGCTGTTGCTGTGCGTCAGCGCGAGACCTTGCCGGCCTTGATGCACGAGGTGCAGGCGTTCACGCGCTTCGGCGTCCCGCCGACCACGGTACGCACACGCTGGATGTTCGGGTTCCAGCGGCGGGACGTACGGCGGTGCGAGTGCGAGATGTTGTTGCCGAAGCCCGGCCCCTTGCCGCAGACGTCGCAGTTGGCAGCCACGGGTCACTCCAAAGACTTCAGATGCACTTACGGTTG encodes:
- the rpmB gene encoding 50S ribosomal protein L28, coding for MAANCDVCGKGPGFGNNISHSHRRTSRRWNPNIQRVRTVVGGTPKRVNACTSCIKAGKVSR
- the thiD gene encoding bifunctional hydroxymethylpyrimidine kinase/phosphomethylpyrimidine kinase, which gives rise to MSAAAPPRVLTVAGSDSGGGAGIQADLKTMLALGVHGMSVITAVTAQNSLGVRGVWELPVEAVRAQYRAVVDDIGVQAVKTGMLASAELVEAVAELLGGTGVPAVVDPVGVSKHGDPLLAESALEAVRTRLLPVATVATPNLDEVAQLTGLRVASPEQLPQAAAAVLAYGPRWALIKGGHLAGDAVDLLTDGREEHWLSAPRHDNRHTHGTGCTLASAIAAQLAKGRSVPEAVAAAKEYVTGAIASGFGLGGGIGPVDHGWALRKPHAAG